One Phaseolus vulgaris cultivar G19833 chromosome 2, P. vulgaris v2.0, whole genome shotgun sequence DNA window includes the following coding sequences:
- the LOC137812089 gene encoding non-specific lipid transfer protein GPI-anchored 14-like, translating into MGSINLVLSSTLLLLLVGFATSDINQDKSECMNKIIGLAGCLTYASGEAAVPTMDCCFGLKEVIDKSKRCLCILIKDRNDPSLGLKVNVTLALKLPEVCKTPTNITECVDLLHLPPNSADAKVFEGFEKSLTNQTSPPSTPAATAKGENINDDNKKNGGWAKKGLVTEVVCGILPLLLVSHLVLFLV; encoded by the exons ATGggttcaatcaatctagtgctctCGTCAACCTTGTTGCTCCTTTTGGTCGGTTTTGCAACCTCCGATATTAACCAAGACAAATCAGAATGTATGAACAAAATCATTGGTCTGGCTGGTTGTCTCACCTACGCCAGTGGTGAGGCCGCAGTCCCCACCATGGATTGCTGCTTTGGTCTCAAAGAAGTTATCGACAAAAGCAAGAGGTGCCTCTGCATCCTCATCAAGGATCGTAATGACCCAAGTCTTGGCCTCAAGGTCAACGTCACCCTTGCTCTTAAACTTCCAGAAGTTTGCAAAACACCCACTAACATAACAGAGTGTGTTG ATCTTTTGCATTTGCCACCGAATTCCGCCGACGCTAAGGTGTTTGAAGGGTTTGAAAAATCCTTGACAAACCAAACTAGCCCCCCTTCTACCCCTGCTG CTACTGCAAAGGGAGAAAACATAAATGATGATAACAAGAAGAATGGAGGGTGGGCAAAGAAGGGGTTGGTGACAGAAGTGGTATGTGGAATTTTACCGTTACTGTTGGTATCCCATTTGGTGCTGTTCCTGGTTTGA